In Streptomyces sp. NBC_01231, the sequence TGATCCTGGCGCTGAGCCCCTGGCGGAGCATCTCCACGGACAGGTCCCAGGCGTGCCGGATGTGGGGCTGGTCGCCGATGAAGCGGTTGTCGGCGTCCACGAACTGCCTGGGGCTCTGGAGCAGGACCTGTTGGAAGACGTTGCCGACGTTGCTCACCAGGTACGGCTTGCCGGGCCCCTTCGTCCGGAGCCGCCGCCCGGCGGCGAGGAACTTCTCCCAGGTGGAGATCTCCTCGGCGACGTCCTGCGGCTCGTGGGGCAGTCCGGCCCGCCGGAAGAGGTCCCTGCGGTAGTAGAGCGCGGTGGGGCCGGCGTCCAGGGGGAAGCCGATCATCCGGCCCGTCGGGGTGAAGCAGGCCTTCCACTTCCAGTCGAGGTACTGGTCGCGGACGGCGTCGGCGCCCAGCGTCCGCAGGTCGAGGAACTCGTTCTCGTCGGGGAAGAACGTGGCGAGGTTGTCGGAGTTCACGACCGTCAGGTCCGGCACATAGGCACGGGCGGCGAGACTGGTGCGCACCTTCGAGTCGATGTCGCCGTCGGGGATCTGGGAGCCCTTCACCCTCAGCCCCGGCACGCCGGGCACGGCACGCCTGGCGGTGGCGAGCAGTGTGTCGCTCAGCGAGCCCTTCCAGTACCAGAGGCTCAGGTGATCGGTGCCCGCGGAGGCCGAGCCGTCGTCCGCCCCGCATCCCGACAGGCCCAACAGGGCTCCACCGACACCGCCGAGGGAAGCCCCCAGCAGACGTCTGCGGGAGATCGTTCGGTGTTCCATCGGCGCGCACTCACTTTCCGGGCACGGCTCGGCCGGGGCAGGGCGCTGCCGCGGGCCCGTCTGCGGGGTGGGGGGAATCGAAGACAACGATGTCGACCGGTGGTTCCGGGCTCGGGGCCGACAGCGACGTGGGGGTTCTTCAGGGGCCGTGAACGTTCACGTGAACGTTGCCGTCGAGTATCGGGGTGGCCGAAAAGCAGTGTCAAGGGACCTACGTCGGCAATCTGCTGACGCACCTTCAACGGCCGGGCGGCGTCAGGCGGAACCCCGTACCACCAGTTCGGGAATCACCCAGGCGTCCGCCCCGTCGAGCGGCTCCTTGCCGGCCCGCAGCCGGGCCACCTGCTCGACGGCCAGGCGTCCCAGCTGTCGTTTGTCGAGGTGCAGGGTGGTGAGCGCGGGTTCCACCAGTTCACCCAGCGAGAGTCCGTCGAAGCCCATGACGGCCAGGTCGTCGGGGATCCGACGGCCGCGGCGACGGGCTGCACGCATCGCGCCGACGGCGATCAGGTCGTTGAACCCGAAGACCGCGGTCATCTCGGGCCGCGCGTCCAGGAGTTGCTCCATCCCGGCCTCGCCGCCGGCCAGGCTGTGCTCGGGGCACTTCACGATCCAGCCGTTGTCGACGGGCAGGCGGTGCCGCCGGATCTCGGCCAGGAAGGCCTCCCGCCG encodes:
- a CDS encoding extracellular solute-binding protein — its product is MEHRTISRRRLLGASLGGVGGALLGLSGCGADDGSASAGTDHLSLWYWKGSLSDTLLATARRAVPGVPGLRVKGSQIPDGDIDSKVRTSLAARAYVPDLTVVNSDNLATFFPDENEFLDLRTLGADAVRDQYLDWKWKACFTPTGRMIGFPLDAGPTALYYRRDLFRRAGLPHEPQDVAEEISTWEKFLAAGRRLRTKGPGKPYLVSNVGNVFQQVLLQSPRQFVDADNRFIGDQPHIRHAWDLSVEMLRQGLSARITDGTPDFNAAMSGGRVATMTTAVWAINGLKDSAPKSSGAWRLTTMPDGPANYGGSYVTLTRYCRDPEAAFAFVKWLLGPANQLKSYQEMALFPTTPAAYADPAMHKPDPFFGGQQPIDVFGPAAQKAPVVYFSPYEETANTPFFQELTNVESLGKKPERAWRDAVNTAETTLSRLGVS